The nucleotide window GTGGTTCGCGGCTGGTCGCGCCCACGCGGCGGAGCCGCAAATCGACGCAGCCCCGCGCCTCCTTGGGGCCGCGCCGTACGGCCCCCGCTACACCGACACGGAGGACTCAGCCCCGTATGACCGACCTGCCCCCGCCCGATCCCTCCCTCTCCCCCCTCACCGGCTGGACCCGCCGCCACTGGGAGGCCGTCGCCGACCGGCTCCTCGACGGGCTGGTGCCGTACGCCTCCCCGGGCCTCGCCCAGTACCGGTTACCCGGCCGTCCCAGCCACTCCGGGGCGTGGTCCGACGGGCTGGAGGGGTTCGCGCGCTCCTTCCTGCTCGCTGCCTTCCGGATCGGGGGCTCGGGTGGCCGCGTCGGCCCCGACCTCGTCGAGCGGTACGCCGCCGGGCTCGCCGCCGGCACGGACCCCCACCATCCCGAACACTGGCCGCCCATCACGGACCGCGCCCAGCCCATGGTGGAGGCCGCCTCGATCGCGATCGCCCTGCACGAGTCGCGGCCCTGGCTGTGGGACCACCTCGACGACACCGTGCGTGGACGGCTCGCCGACTGGCTGGGCGGGTTCGTCGGCGCGGACGTCAACGACTCCAACTGGCGGCTGTTCCAGGTGATCACGGAGGAGTTCCTGGCCTCCGTCGGCGCCCCGCACAGCCGGGCCGAGATCGACGCGGGGCTCGCCCGGCTGGACGACTGGTACCGGGGCGGCGGCTGGTACACCGACGGCGACGGGCGGAAGTTCGACTACTACAACGCCTGGGCGCTGCACCTGTACCCGGTCCTGTGGGCGCGTATCGCGGGCCCACGCGCGGACCCGGACACGGTGGCCCGGCATCGCTTCCGGCTGCGTGAATTCCTCGCCGTCCACCAGCACTTCTTCGGCTCCGACGGTGCCCCCGTCCACCAGGGCCGTTCGCTCACCTACCGTTTCGCCACCACCGCCCCGCTCTGGGCGGGCGCCCTAGCCGATGCCACACCCCTGCCGCCGGGCCGCACCCGCCGACTCGCCTCGGGCGGTCTGAAGCACTTCGTCGAGCGTGGAGTCCCGGACGAGCGGGGGCTGTTGCGCCTCGGCTGGTACCGGCCCTTCCTGCCCGTCACCCAGCGCTACTCGGGCCCCGCCTCCCCGTACTGGGCGAGCAAGGCCTTCCTGGGGCTGCTGCTGCCCGAGAGCCACCCGGTGTGGACGGCGAAGGAGGAGCCCGGCCCGGTGGAGTCCGTCGACACCACCCTGGCCCTGCCCGCCCCCGGCTGGCTGCTGCACTCCACGGCGGCCGACGGGATCGTACGGCTGGTCAACCACGGCAGCGACCGGCTGCCACCCCCGCCCGCGACCGCCGAGGACAGCCCGCACTACGCCCGCCTCGCCTACTCCAGCGCCACGGCGCCCGAGACGCCGGGCCCCGACAACCACCTCGCCCTGCTCTCCCCCGACGGCACACCCGGCCCGCGCGGCCGTATCCACCCACTGGGCGCCGAGGGCCGGCGCGCCGCGTCCCGGTACGGCGACGGCGTCGGTGTCGGTGTCGGTGTCGGTGTCGAGACGGTCAGCGTGGTGCACGGCCCCTGGGAGATCCGGGTCCACCGCGTCGACGCCCCGCCCGGCACGCCCGTACGGGAAGGGGGCTGGGCCGTGGCCGACGACGCCGGACCGCCGGTGGGGGAGTCCGGCCCCGGCTGGGCGCTGGCCCGTCGCACGGACGGCCTGACCAGCGCGATCGTGGGCCTGTACGGCTGGGGCGACGGGCCGGGAACCGTGACGCGTGGTGTGGACACGAACGCCTACGGCCACCACTCGGCGACCCCCGTACTGCAAGGAGGCGCCCCCCTGCTGGTCACGCTCGTCCTGCTCACCGCCGACCCGCACACGCCCCACACGGGAGCGAGCGCGACGGTCACCGCCGACGGAACCGTGGAACTCCGCTTCCCGGACGGCAGCGGGGAGCGCGTGGCCCCAGGGCTTGTCTGACATGGTCGGACAAGCCCTGGGGCCCTGGCTGGAGTCAGCGGTCCGCCAGGGTCAGCGCGCGGTCCAGGGCCTGGAGGAAGTGGTTCACCGTCGTCCGGTCGCGCACCGCGAGCCGCAGCCACTCCTCGCCCAGGCCCGGGAAGGTGTCGCCGCGGCGCACGGCGAAGCCCAGGGTGCGCAGATGGCGGCGTACGGCCGTCGCGCGGGGCACGCGGACGAGGACGAACGGGCCCTCGGCGGGCTCGGCCACCGTGAGGCCGTCGGGGGCGAACTCCTTGAGCCCGGCGACCAGATGGGCGCGGTCGGCGGCGACCCGGTCCGCCGCGTCGGCCGCCTCCGCCAGGGCCA belongs to Streptomyces graminofaciens and includes:
- a CDS encoding DUF2264 domain-containing protein; translation: MTDLPPPDPSLSPLTGWTRRHWEAVADRLLDGLVPYASPGLAQYRLPGRPSHSGAWSDGLEGFARSFLLAAFRIGGSGGRVGPDLVERYAAGLAAGTDPHHPEHWPPITDRAQPMVEAASIAIALHESRPWLWDHLDDTVRGRLADWLGGFVGADVNDSNWRLFQVITEEFLASVGAPHSRAEIDAGLARLDDWYRGGGWYTDGDGRKFDYYNAWALHLYPVLWARIAGPRADPDTVARHRFRLREFLAVHQHFFGSDGAPVHQGRSLTYRFATTAPLWAGALADATPLPPGRTRRLASGGLKHFVERGVPDERGLLRLGWYRPFLPVTQRYSGPASPYWASKAFLGLLLPESHPVWTAKEEPGPVESVDTTLALPAPGWLLHSTAADGIVRLVNHGSDRLPPPPATAEDSPHYARLAYSSATAPETPGPDNHLALLSPDGTPGPRGRIHPLGAEGRRAASRYGDGVGVGVGVGVETVSVVHGPWEIRVHRVDAPPGTPVREGGWAVADDAGPPVGESGPGWALARRTDGLTSAIVGLYGWGDGPGTVTRGVDTNAYGHHSATPVLQGGAPLLVTLVLLTADPHTPHTGASATVTADGTVELRFPDGSGERVAPGLV